Proteins from one Silurus meridionalis isolate SWU-2019-XX chromosome 3, ASM1480568v1, whole genome shotgun sequence genomic window:
- the c3h2orf69 gene encoding mitochondrial protein C2orf69 homolog isoform X1 → MIWRCRSFGAPSWCRVAVMSSSSASLGLGLDPGAGISAARALSPGGSLLRLSDVQGYEQHRLNDVLLLRPEAQETRTARSNNAHVVFFPGDIQNFHQEMAVQPDASPWISFSLERVALTLGVRFPGRHVWLVRPSRLHLHKFSCYVNFVSCDMFGAPQHSPDYGAWRHLRALLGHAMERAAIAEPLPPLGGALVPAPLPAGFSLILVAFSKGCVVLNQMVHELASSRTDPELMEFLECVSDMYWLDGGHPGTGDTWVTDKQALAELASSGVAVHAHVTPYEVCDPARAWVGREHRCFVKTLEQLGARITKKLHFKDEPACIANHFRVIEEF, encoded by the exons atGATCTGGAGGTGCAGGAGTTTTGGAGCTCCGTCGTGGTGTCGTGTAGCTGTGATGAGCAGCAGTTCTGCAAGTCTAGGTCTGGGTCTGGATCCTGGAGCAGGTATAAGTGCGGCCCGGGCGTTGTCTCCAGGCGGCAGCCTGCTCCGGCTCTCCGACGTTCAAGGTTACGAGCAACACCGCCTCAACGATGTCTTACTCCTGCGGCCCGAGGCGCAGGAAACGCGGACGGCGCGCAGCAACAACGCGCACGTCGTGTTCTTCCCCGGAGACATCCAG AATTTCCATCAAGAGATGGCCGTGCAGCCGGATGCCTCTCCGTGGATCTCGTTCAGTCTGGAGCGAGTAGCTTTAACGCTAGGCGTTCGCTTCCCGGGACGGCACGTGTGGCTGGTGCGTCCCTCACGTCTCCACCTGCACAAGTTCAGCTGCTACGTCAACTTCGTTTCGTGCGACATGTTCGGAGCGCCTCAGCATTCGCCGGACTACGGAGCATGGCGCCACTTGCGAGCCCTCCTGGGCCACGCCATGGAGCGAGCGGCCATCGCTGAGCCTCTGCCACCACTGGGAGGTGCCCTGGTGCCCGCTCCTCTCCCTGCAGGCTTCTCGCTCATCCTAGTGGCCTTCAGTAAAGGCTGCGTGGTGCTGAATCAGATGGTACACGAGCTGGCGTCATCTCGCACAGACCCAGAGCTGATGGAGTTTCTGGAATGCGTCTCGGACATGTACTGGCTAGACGGCGGACACCCGGGCACCGGAGACACATGGGTGACGGATAAGCAGGCGCTGGCCGAGTTGGCATCCAGCGGCGTAGCCGTGCACGCCCACGTCACCCCCTACGAAGTGTGCGACCCGGCTAGAGCGTGGGTGGGACGCGAGCACCGGTGCTTCGTCAAGACGCTGGAACAGCTCGGCGCCCGCATCACGAAAAAACTCCACTTCAAGGACGAGCCAGCGTGCATCGCAAACCACTTCCGGGTCATCGAGGAGTTCTGA
- the c3h2orf69 gene encoding mitochondrial protein C2orf69 homolog isoform X2, with translation MSSSSASLGLGLDPGAGISAARALSPGGSLLRLSDVQGYEQHRLNDVLLLRPEAQETRTARSNNAHVVFFPGDIQNFHQEMAVQPDASPWISFSLERVALTLGVRFPGRHVWLVRPSRLHLHKFSCYVNFVSCDMFGAPQHSPDYGAWRHLRALLGHAMERAAIAEPLPPLGGALVPAPLPAGFSLILVAFSKGCVVLNQMVHELASSRTDPELMEFLECVSDMYWLDGGHPGTGDTWVTDKQALAELASSGVAVHAHVTPYEVCDPARAWVGREHRCFVKTLEQLGARITKKLHFKDEPACIANHFRVIEEF, from the exons ATGAGCAGCAGTTCTGCAAGTCTAGGTCTGGGTCTGGATCCTGGAGCAGGTATAAGTGCGGCCCGGGCGTTGTCTCCAGGCGGCAGCCTGCTCCGGCTCTCCGACGTTCAAGGTTACGAGCAACACCGCCTCAACGATGTCTTACTCCTGCGGCCCGAGGCGCAGGAAACGCGGACGGCGCGCAGCAACAACGCGCACGTCGTGTTCTTCCCCGGAGACATCCAG AATTTCCATCAAGAGATGGCCGTGCAGCCGGATGCCTCTCCGTGGATCTCGTTCAGTCTGGAGCGAGTAGCTTTAACGCTAGGCGTTCGCTTCCCGGGACGGCACGTGTGGCTGGTGCGTCCCTCACGTCTCCACCTGCACAAGTTCAGCTGCTACGTCAACTTCGTTTCGTGCGACATGTTCGGAGCGCCTCAGCATTCGCCGGACTACGGAGCATGGCGCCACTTGCGAGCCCTCCTGGGCCACGCCATGGAGCGAGCGGCCATCGCTGAGCCTCTGCCACCACTGGGAGGTGCCCTGGTGCCCGCTCCTCTCCCTGCAGGCTTCTCGCTCATCCTAGTGGCCTTCAGTAAAGGCTGCGTGGTGCTGAATCAGATGGTACACGAGCTGGCGTCATCTCGCACAGACCCAGAGCTGATGGAGTTTCTGGAATGCGTCTCGGACATGTACTGGCTAGACGGCGGACACCCGGGCACCGGAGACACATGGGTGACGGATAAGCAGGCGCTGGCCGAGTTGGCATCCAGCGGCGTAGCCGTGCACGCCCACGTCACCCCCTACGAAGTGTGCGACCCGGCTAGAGCGTGGGTGGGACGCGAGCACCGGTGCTTCGTCAAGACGCTGGAACAGCTCGGCGCCCGCATCACGAAAAAACTCCACTTCAAGGACGAGCCAGCGTGCATCGCAAACCACTTCCGGGTCATCGAGGAGTTCTGA
- the ftcdnl1 gene encoding LOW QUALITY PROTEIN: formiminotransferase N-terminal subdomain-containing protein (The sequence of the model RefSeq protein was modified relative to this genomic sequence to represent the inferred CDS: inserted 1 base in 1 codon), whose amino-acid sequence MACALGRRLVACLLNISEARERDVVEKVAQAAISHQLGGRRKGTTVLNIFSDHDYNRSVLTIVADLEMIGEAVLSASERAFSLIDMTAHDGIHPCMGAVDLLPLYPLGKEVSLEDCGKEARAIGTALTERIPGTSVFFFGWADIPLHRGLAHRRKEMGWFKKGSNMAAVQPDVGPPPMRRFGLTGIGTSPYVMNCNVTIETQDVSLGRDVAAAIRESSPSGIPGVQVLALPHKGAVEIACXVESVPGSASGRESWPAFRIGDWEFCHAPASLITTRVQELAGRQGVKTQGTALVGFTPLECKNLAEIALSRDIGEFWKELHGVRM is encoded by the exons ATGGCTTGTGCCCTGGGTCGCCGCCTGGTTGCGTGCCTTCTGAACATCTCTGAAGCTCGGGaaagagatgtggtggagaaAGTGGCACAGGCAGCCATCAGCCACCAGCTTG GAGGAAGACGTAAAGGCACAACCGTCCTGAACATCTTCAGTGATCACGATTACAACCGTTCGGTTCTTACCATAGTAGCCGACCTTGAGATGATCG GAGAAGCGGTCCTTTCGGCATCAGAGCGGGCGTTCTCATTGATCGACATGACTGCGCATGACGGTATTCACCCGTGCATGGGAGCCGTGGACCTTCTGCCCTTGTACCCCCTGGGGAAGGAGGTGAGCTTGGAGGATTGTGGAAAGGAGGCTCGAG CTATAGGCACTGCTCTGACCGAGAGGATCCCAGGAACCAGCGTGTTTTTCTTTGGCTGGGCAGATATACCGCTGCATCGTGGCCTTGCACATAGGAGGAAAGAGATGGGCTGGTTCAAGAAGGGTTCCAACATGGCTGCCGTCCAGCCAGATGTTGGACCACCGCCTATGAGACGATTTGGCCTAACAG GAATCGGCACAAGCCCATACGTAATGAACTGCAACGTGACCATCGAAACCCAAGATGTATCGCTAGGCCGCGACGTGGCCGCAGCCATCCGAGAGTCCAGTCCGAGTGGAATCCCGGGAGTGCAGGTCCTAGCCCTTCCTCACAAGGGTGCTGTGGAAATCGCCT AAGTAGAAAGCGTACCAGGTTCAGCTTCTGGACGAGAATCATGGCCAGCGTTCAGAATCGGAGATTGGGAATTCTGCCACGCCCCGGCATCGCTCATTACCACGCGAGTACAGGAACTGGCCGGACGCCAGGGTGTAAAGACGCAGGGAACGGCGCTGGTTGGGTTCACCCCACTCGAGTGCAAGAATCTGGCCGAAATAGCACTGTCCCGGGATATCGGAGAGTTCTGGAAGGAGCTACACGGAGTGCGCATGTAA
- the nabp1a gene encoding SOSS complex subunit B2 has product MSNINNDAASLIKDVKPGSKNLHIVFIVLEIGRVTKTKDGHEVRSCKVADKSGSIAISVWDELGSLIQPGDIIRLTRGYASIWKGCLTLYTGRGGDLQKIGEFCMVYSEVPNFSEPNPDLLAQANQQNKTSKEQRGNSPPNQNAPPPVQAGNGTMQTYNNNAPPAANYPAPGRANGRVPGNGPPPVTAGQPANPKPAVTISNGRDPRRASKR; this is encoded by the exons atGTCGAATATTAACAACGACGCCGCGAGCTTGATTAAAGACGTAAAGCCGGGCTCGAAAAACCTGCACATCGTCTTTATAGTTTTGGAAATAG GTCGAGTGACCAAGACGAAGGACGGACACGAAGTGCGCTCCTGCAAAGTGGCCGATAAGAGCGGCAGCATCGCCATCTCCGTCTGGGATGAACTGGGCAGCCTTATCCAGCCTGGAGACATCATCCGGCTGACCCGAGG CTACGCCTCGATTTGGAAGGGATGTCTTACGTTGTACACGGGCCGTGGTGGAGACCTGCAGAAAATCGGAGA GTTTTGTATGGTGTACTCGGAAGTTCCGAACTTCAGCGAGCCAAATCCGGACCTGCTAGCCCAAGCCAACCAGCAGAACAAAACG AGTAAAGAACAGCGCGGAAACTCCCCGCCCAATCAAAACGCACCTCCTCCTGTCCAAGCAG gaAATGGCACCATGCAGACCTATAACAATAACGCACCCCCGGCAGCCAACTACCCAGCCCCCGGGAGAGCGAACGGCCGTGTCCCTGGAAATGGGCCGCCACCGGTAACTGCTGGACAGCCCGCGAATCCTAAACCGGCCGTCACCATCAGCAACGGCAGGGACCCTCGACGCGCTTCCAAAAGATGA